A window of the Bacillus andreraoultii genome harbors these coding sequences:
- a CDS encoding metallophosphoesterase, whose product MEIITIITLVCFAVLLIYMWLVAKENRIVEHELHYQQFPQSLKELQIFFISDIHRRVISEEMINEVKGRADLVIIGGDITERGVPYARTEENIRRLRAIGPTYFVWGNNDFEKNVNQLEEIFRKYQVTILEDSHAVISTNEGDKIYLIGIGEHEEDEYNLDDVFQPIEKEAFKIVVCHKPDVKKHIKEEDHISLLLCGHTHGGQIRIFGMGPYSKGKLHRTRTMDMLISNGYGTTSLPLRLSARPETHLIKITR is encoded by the coding sequence ATGGAAATAATTACGATCATCACTTTAGTCTGCTTTGCTGTCCTTCTCATATATATGTGGCTAGTAGCAAAAGAAAATCGGATTGTAGAACATGAGCTTCATTATCAACAATTCCCTCAATCTTTAAAAGAACTCCAGATTTTTTTTATCTCAGATATCCATCGTCGAGTAATTAGTGAAGAAATGATAAATGAAGTGAAAGGTCGCGCTGACTTAGTAATTATTGGTGGAGACATAACGGAAAGAGGTGTCCCTTACGCTCGAACAGAAGAAAATATTCGCCGGTTAAGGGCAATTGGCCCGACTTATTTTGTATGGGGGAATAATGATTTCGAAAAGAATGTTAATCAATTGGAAGAAATCTTTCGGAAATATCAAGTAACAATCCTTGAAGATTCTCATGCTGTTATAAGCACTAATGAAGGGGATAAAATCTATCTAATTGGCATTGGGGAACACGAAGAAGATGAATATAATCTCGATGATGTTTTTCAACCGATCGAAAAGGAAGCATTTAAAATTGTTGTTTGCCATAAGCCAGATGTAAAAAAACATATAAAAGAGGAAGATCATATATCTTTATTATTATGTGGCCATACTCATGGTGGGCAAATTCGAATTTTCGGGATGGGCCCATATTCGAAAGGGAAGTTACATCGAACGAGAACGATGGATATGCTAATTAGTAATGGATATGGAACGACAAGTTTACCATTGCGATTAAGTGCAAGACCAGAGACACATCTCATAAAAATAACAAGATGA
- a CDS encoding RicAFT regulatory complex protein RicA family protein — MGKYTKSDIIDKARELAKMIAETEEVDFFKRAEAKINENQKVREKIASIKSLQKQAVNFQNYGKVKALKQVEEKIENLEKEIDEIPIVQEFKESQLEVNELLQMVSNTIANTVTNNIIKTTGGDLLDGKTGSQVQSEKDAFSYHSK; from the coding sequence ATGGGGAAATATACAAAGTCAGATATCATTGATAAAGCGAGAGAGCTTGCAAAAATGATTGCTGAAACAGAGGAAGTTGATTTTTTTAAACGTGCTGAAGCAAAAATCAATGAAAATCAGAAAGTACGGGAAAAAATCGCAAGTATAAAAAGCTTACAAAAACAAGCGGTCAACTTCCAAAACTATGGCAAAGTAAAAGCTCTGAAACAAGTAGAGGAAAAAATTGAAAACCTTGAAAAAGAAATCGATGAAATTCCAATTGTTCAAGAGTTTAAAGAGTCGCAATTAGAAGTAAATGAACTGCTTCAAATGGTTTCAAATACAATTGCAAATACTGTGACGAACAACATCATTAAAACGACAGGTGGAGACTTGTTAGATGGAAAAACAGGCTCCCAAGTCCAAAGCGAGAAGGATGCATTTTCCTATCATTCAAAATAA